One genomic region from uncultured Cohaesibacter sp. encodes:
- the sppA gene encoding signal peptide peptidase SppA, with product MAFDMDHLVERRKLRRKLSVWRIVAVLALIILVVAASLNFVVDKDGLSHKKSHIAKIVFSGTIIGQERKLKLIRQLEKADSVKGVIVSINSPGGATSGGEAIYNALKQLAEKKPVVASMDALAASAGYIIALPAERIFARRTSITGSIGVLFQYTDLTGLMDTVGVKMRSIKSAPLKAEPNPFSGQNPEAEAMIARMIDDSFQWFVDLVAENRPFDRERALELADGRIVTGGQAVDLQLVDELGGPEEAKNWLIQNHNLDSDLPLIEWKPEPITESFPFGFASKLAASLLPQPIIDLFDQRNTAQQLDGLVSVWQAQKNEQ from the coding sequence ATGGCTTTCGATATGGATCATTTGGTCGAGCGACGCAAGCTACGGCGCAAATTGTCGGTTTGGCGCATAGTGGCAGTGCTGGCGCTGATCATTCTGGTTGTTGCTGCATCGCTGAACTTTGTCGTCGATAAGGACGGCCTCTCGCACAAGAAGAGCCATATCGCCAAGATCGTTTTTTCCGGCACAATCATTGGTCAGGAGCGTAAGCTCAAGTTGATCCGGCAGTTGGAAAAAGCCGACAGCGTCAAGGGCGTTATTGTTTCCATCAATAGCCCCGGCGGGGCGACTTCCGGCGGTGAAGCGATCTACAATGCCCTCAAGCAACTGGCCGAGAAAAAGCCTGTGGTCGCCAGCATGGATGCCTTGGCTGCATCTGCCGGTTACATCATCGCGTTGCCAGCCGAACGCATTTTTGCAAGACGCACCTCAATCACTGGCTCCATCGGTGTGCTGTTTCAATATACCGATCTAACCGGCCTGATGGATACGGTGGGCGTGAAGATGCGCAGCATCAAAAGCGCCCCGCTCAAAGCCGAGCCAAACCCGTTTTCCGGTCAGAATCCTGAAGCCGAAGCGATGATCGCCAGAATGATTGATGATTCTTTCCAATGGTTTGTTGACCTTGTTGCGGAAAATCGCCCCTTTGACAGGGAAAGGGCGCTGGAATTGGCCGATGGCCGAATTGTCACAGGTGGACAGGCTGTTGATCTGCAGCTGGTAGATGAGCTGGGCGGCCCTGAAGAAGCGAAGAACTGGTTGATTCAAAACCATAATCTGGATAGTGATCTGCCATTGATCGAGTGGAAGCCGGAGCCGATCACGGAGAGTTTTCCATTTGGCTTTGCCAGCAAGCTCGCTGCCAGCCTGCTTCCTCAACCAATTATTGACCTATTTGACCAACGAAATACTGCCCAGCAGCTTGACGGACTGGTTTCAGTTTGGCAGGCTCAAAAAAACGAACAATAA
- a CDS encoding integration host factor subunit beta, whose translation MIKSELVQHIAEQNPHLYQRDVEHIVNAILDEISDALARGDRVELRGFGAFSVKNRPARIGRNPRTGEKVPVAEKYVPFFKTGKEMRERLNDGDGSE comes from the coding sequence ATGATCAAGTCCGAATTGGTACAACATATCGCAGAACAAAACCCGCATCTCTATCAGAGAGATGTCGAACATATTGTGAATGCCATTCTCGATGAGATTTCCGACGCTCTGGCGCGCGGTGATCGGGTCGAATTGCGTGGCTTCGGCGCCTTCTCGGTCAAGAACCGTCCGGCGCGCATCGGTCGCAATCCGCGAACTGGTGAGAAGGTCCCTGTGGCTGAAAAATATGTTCCGTTCTTTAAAACCGGTAAGGAAATGCGCGAGCGCCTCAATGATGGGGACGGGAGCGAATAA
- the cmk gene encoding (d)CMP kinase: MIIAIDGPAASGKGTMARRLAEHFKLPHLDTGLTFRAVAHALVVAGKPLDDEDVAEAAARGLDLAALDRSVLSAHAIGEAASKVAVMPRVRQALLEAQRGFASRPGGAILDGRDIGTVVCPDADVKLFVTARAEERAQRRTDEILAKGEQADYAQILADVKKRDERDQNRAVAPLVPAADAHLLDTTKLDIEGAFQQAVRIVEESQEK; this comes from the coding sequence ATGATCATCGCAATTGATGGCCCAGCAGCCTCTGGCAAAGGCACCATGGCGCGCAGATTGGCGGAGCATTTCAAGTTGCCGCATTTGGATACGGGGCTGACATTCCGGGCTGTGGCGCATGCGCTTGTTGTCGCGGGTAAACCGCTTGATGACGAAGATGTGGCCGAAGCGGCCGCGCGCGGGCTGGATCTTGCAGCGTTGGATCGCTCGGTGCTCTCGGCCCATGCCATTGGCGAGGCAGCCTCCAAGGTGGCCGTGATGCCGCGCGTGCGTCAGGCTCTCCTGGAAGCCCAGCGCGGCTTTGCGAGCCGACCGGGTGGGGCCATTCTGGACGGACGCGACATTGGCACCGTCGTTTGCCCTGATGCGGACGTGAAGCTGTTTGTCACTGCCAGGGCAGAAGAACGCGCCCAGCGCCGCACCGATGAGATTCTGGCCAAGGGCGAGCAGGCGGACTATGCGCAGATCCTTGCCGATGTGAAGAAACGGGACGAACGCGACCAGAACAGAGCTGTGGCTCCCCTTGTGCCTGCGGCAGATGCCCACTTGCTTGACACAACAAAATTGGATATAGAAGGCGCATTCCAGCAAGCTGTTAGGATTGTTGAGGAAAGCCAGGAAAAATAA
- the trpB gene encoding tryptophan synthase subunit beta — MTDPTTLPNSVSQGPDDRGFFGIYGGRFVSETLMPLILDLDKAYNEAKEDPEFHKELAKLHKDYVGRQSPLYFAERLTEHLGGAKIYLKREELNHTGSHKINNCLGQILLAKRMGKTRIIAETGAGQHGVATATVCARFGFPCEVYMGATDVERQAPNVFRMNLLGGVVHPVTAGAGTLKDAMNEALRDWVTNVADTYYIIGTAAGPHPYPAMVRDFQSIIGQETKEQMLAAEGRLPDMLCACLGGGSNAIGLFHPFLDDEDVQIVGVEAAGYGLDTDEHCASLNAGKPGVLHGNRTYLLQDDDGQILEGHSISAGLDYPGIGPEHSFLRDSGRVEYVSATDTEALEAFQLLCQTEGIIPALESSHAIAEVIKRAPTMDKDQIIVVNLSGRGDKDVNTVSKFLSKGSLAE; from the coding sequence ATGACTGACCCGACCACTCTGCCCAACAGCGTCAGCCAGGGCCCCGATGATCGCGGCTTTTTTGGCATTTACGGGGGACGCTTCGTCTCAGAAACCCTGATGCCGCTCATTCTGGATCTGGACAAGGCCTATAACGAAGCCAAGGAAGACCCCGAATTCCACAAGGAACTGGCCAAGCTGCATAAGGATTATGTCGGCCGCCAGAGCCCGCTCTATTTCGCTGAGCGCCTGACCGAGCATCTGGGTGGCGCGAAAATCTATCTCAAGCGCGAAGAGCTGAACCACACCGGCAGCCACAAGATCAACAATTGCCTTGGCCAGATTCTGTTGGCCAAACGCATGGGCAAGACCCGTATCATCGCCGAAACCGGCGCTGGCCAGCATGGCGTGGCAACGGCCACCGTCTGTGCCCGCTTCGGCTTTCCTTGTGAAGTCTATATGGGCGCGACCGACGTGGAGCGTCAGGCGCCGAACGTCTTCCGCATGAACCTGCTTGGCGGCGTGGTCCATCCCGTTACCGCAGGTGCGGGCACCCTCAAGGATGCCATGAACGAAGCCCTGCGCGACTGGGTCACCAACGTGGCCGACACCTATTATATCATCGGCACAGCAGCCGGCCCGCATCCATATCCCGCCATGGTGCGCGACTTCCAGTCGATCATCGGGCAGGAAACAAAAGAGCAGATGTTGGCCGCTGAAGGGCGCTTGCCGGATATGCTGTGCGCCTGCCTTGGTGGTGGCTCCAACGCCATCGGCCTGTTCCATCCGTTCCTTGATGACGAAGACGTACAGATCGTCGGTGTCGAAGCGGCTGGCTACGGCCTTGATACCGATGAACATTGCGCCTCTCTGAATGCGGGTAAGCCTGGTGTTCTGCATGGCAACCGCACCTACCTGCTGCAGGATGACGATGGTCAGATTCTGGAAGGGCATTCCATTTCTGCCGGTCTGGACTATCCGGGCATCGGGCCGGAGCATTCCTTCCTCAGGGATAGTGGCCGGGTCGAATATGTCTCGGCTACCGACACTGAAGCGCTTGAGGCCTTCCAGCTGCTCTGCCAAACAGAGGGGATCATTCCTGCTCTTGAGAGCTCTCACGCCATTGCCGAAGTCATCAAACGGGCTCCGACCATGGACAAAGACCAGATTATCGTCGTGAACCTGTCCGGTCGTGGCGACAAGGATGTCAACACCGTGAGCAAGTTTCTCAGCAAGGGTTCCCTTGCGGAATAG
- a CDS encoding phosphoribosylanthranilate isomerase, whose protein sequence is MYVKICGLSTPEAIATGLQCGANWIGFVFFPKSPRHVDYGKAKELVGSVRGKASIVALTVNASDDELEAIDRSIDPDIWQLHGSETPERVLEIKARFKRPVMKALPIRDEADLAPIPAYEAVCDILLFDAKPPKDMKTDLPGGNGITFDWRLIQNLKLKKPFVLSGGLNPDNVAEAIRLTRPQGVDVSSGIESAPGVKDRQKIMDFVHAAKAAAQEL, encoded by the coding sequence ATGTATGTAAAGATCTGTGGGCTATCGACGCCAGAGGCGATCGCAACAGGCCTGCAATGTGGTGCCAACTGGATTGGATTTGTTTTCTTTCCGAAAAGCCCGAGGCATGTGGATTATGGGAAAGCGAAGGAACTGGTGGGTTCGGTACGCGGCAAAGCGTCCATAGTAGCCCTCACTGTCAACGCGAGTGACGATGAGCTTGAGGCCATCGACCGGTCGATCGATCCTGATATCTGGCAATTGCACGGCTCCGAGACACCCGAGCGTGTCTTGGAGATCAAGGCACGGTTCAAACGCCCTGTCATGAAAGCCCTGCCCATTCGGGATGAAGCAGATCTTGCGCCCATTCCTGCCTATGAGGCTGTGTGCGATATCCTGCTGTTTGACGCCAAGCCACCCAAGGACATGAAGACAGATCTGCCTGGTGGCAACGGCATCACCTTTGACTGGCGCCTGATACAGAATCTCAAGCTCAAGAAACCATTCGTCCTGTCAGGGGGCCTTAATCCGGACAATGTCGCCGAGGCCATTCGCCTGACCCGCCCGCAAGGAGTTGATGTCTCCTCGGGCATTGAAAGCGCGCCGGGCGTTAAAGACCGGCAGAAAATCATGGATTTCGTCCATGCCGCCAAGGCCGCCGCTCAAGAGCTATAG
- the rpsA gene encoding 30S ribosomal protein S1, whose amino-acid sequence MSDLNPSMEDFAALLDESFSETSPHEGAVIKGTVVGIEKDMAIIDVGLKVEGRVALKEFGAQAKDGGLEIGSEVEVYLERIENAMGEAVLSRDKARREESWGKLEKAFEAEEKVTGTIFNQVKGGFTVDLDGAVAFLPRSQVDIRPVRDVTPLMHTPQPFQILKMDKRRGNIVVSRRVILEETRAELRTELVQNLKEGQTVEGVVKNITDYGAFVDLGGIDGLLHVTDIAWRRINHPSEVLSIGQTVKVQIVRVNQETHRISLGMKQLEVDPWSEIEQRYPVGEKFTGRVTNITDYGAFLELEPGIEGLIHVSEMSWTKKNVHPGKIVSTSQEVEVMILEVDPVKRRVSLGLKQTLDNPWAVFAENNPAGTVVEGEVKNKTEFGLFIGLEGEVDGMVHLSDLDWNRPGEQVLEEFNKGDVVKAVILDVDVDKERISLGIKQLESDPFEDASGEMKRGAIVSCEITEVKENGLEVKVVGSDMTSFIRRADLARDRADQRTDRFQVGETVDARITQFDKKNRKLGVSIKALEVAEEKEAIAQFGSSDAGASLGDILGAALKARGDDE is encoded by the coding sequence ATGAGCGATCTTAATCCGTCCATGGAAGATTTTGCCGCCCTTCTCGATGAGTCCTTCAGCGAAACCTCACCTCATGAAGGTGCGGTTATCAAAGGGACTGTCGTCGGCATCGAAAAAGACATGGCTATCATCGATGTTGGCTTGAAAGTTGAAGGCCGCGTAGCACTGAAGGAGTTTGGTGCTCAGGCAAAAGACGGTGGTCTTGAGATTGGCTCCGAGGTTGAAGTCTACCTCGAGCGTATCGAAAATGCGATGGGCGAAGCTGTTCTGTCTCGCGACAAAGCCCGCCGCGAAGAAAGCTGGGGCAAGCTGGAAAAAGCGTTCGAAGCAGAAGAAAAAGTCACTGGTACCATCTTCAACCAGGTCAAAGGCGGCTTCACCGTCGATCTGGATGGCGCCGTTGCCTTCCTGCCTCGCTCACAGGTGGATATCCGTCCGGTTCGCGACGTGACCCCTCTGATGCACACGCCACAGCCTTTCCAGATCCTGAAAATGGACAAACGTCGCGGCAACATCGTTGTTTCCCGTCGTGTTATTCTGGAAGAAACCCGCGCCGAACTGCGCACCGAACTGGTTCAGAACCTCAAAGAGGGTCAGACCGTCGAGGGTGTTGTCAAAAACATCACCGATTATGGTGCGTTCGTGGATCTGGGCGGCATCGACGGCCTGCTGCATGTCACCGACATTGCATGGCGTCGTATCAACCATCCGAGCGAAGTTCTGTCCATCGGCCAGACGGTCAAGGTTCAGATCGTTCGCGTCAACCAGGAAACACATCGTATTTCTCTGGGCATGAAGCAGCTTGAAGTTGACCCATGGTCTGAAATCGAGCAGCGTTACCCAGTGGGCGAGAAATTCACCGGCCGTGTGACCAACATCACCGACTATGGTGCATTCCTCGAACTGGAACCAGGCATCGAAGGCCTGATCCACGTTTCCGAAATGTCCTGGACCAAGAAAAACGTTCATCCGGGCAAAATCGTTTCTACCTCTCAGGAAGTAGAAGTGATGATCCTGGAAGTCGATCCTGTAAAACGCCGTGTGTCTCTGGGCCTGAAACAGACCCTCGACAACCCATGGGCTGTTTTTGCAGAAAACAATCCAGCTGGCACCGTCGTCGAAGGCGAAGTGAAGAACAAGACCGAATTCGGTCTCTTCATCGGTCTGGAAGGCGAAGTCGACGGCATGGTTCATCTGTCCGATCTGGACTGGAACCGTCCTGGCGAGCAGGTTCTGGAAGAATTCAACAAGGGCGACGTTGTCAAAGCCGTCATCCTCGATGTGGATGTAGACAAAGAACGTATCTCCCTGGGTATCAAGCAGCTTGAATCCGATCCGTTCGAAGACGCTTCTGGTGAAATGAAACGCGGTGCAATTGTCTCCTGCGAAATCACCGAAGTGAAAGAAAACGGTCTGGAAGTCAAGGTTGTCGGTTCCGACATGACCTCCTTCATCCGTCGTGCCGATCTGGCTCGTGACCGCGCTGACCAGCGCACCGACCGCTTCCAGGTTGGTGAAACGGTTGACGCTCGCATCACCCAGTTCGACAAGAAAAACCGTAAACTCGGTGTTTCCATCAAGGCGCTTGAAGTTGCTGAAGAGAAAGAAGCCATTGCACAGTTCGGGTCTTCCGACGCTGGCGCTTCCCTCGGTGATATTCTGGGTGCAGCCCTTAAAGCACGCGGCGACGACGAATAA
- a CDS encoding helical backbone metal receptor, giving the protein MPATPKRVISLVPSWTETLLAAGIMPVGRTRFCIHPQKAVADIPVVGGTKDWDWDKLVATKPDLILLDREENARFMGEQTDIPCHVTHVTSLGDMANTFADLARLLANDKLQQMAERSRVLLSLQKQPWQPETPLPALMEWGRRPVRPPEKILYLIWRKPWMAVSRECFIGDSLSRLGVEIAHFDEKYPAIDLDAFDPETTLLLCASEPYPFHAKKQLLAELPFAHAFVDGEWLSWYGIRSLEFLERELGR; this is encoded by the coding sequence ATGCCTGCGACACCAAAGCGCGTGATCTCTCTTGTCCCCAGCTGGACGGAAACCCTACTGGCAGCCGGTATCATGCCGGTTGGCCGCACGCGCTTCTGCATTCACCCGCAGAAGGCGGTTGCCGACATTCCCGTCGTTGGGGGCACCAAGGATTGGGACTGGGACAAACTCGTGGCCACAAAGCCGGATCTGATCCTGCTGGACAGGGAAGAGAATGCCCGCTTCATGGGCGAGCAGACGGACATTCCCTGTCATGTCACCCATGTCACGTCGCTGGGAGATATGGCGAACACCTTCGCCGATTTGGCGCGCCTTCTGGCCAATGATAAATTGCAGCAGATGGCCGAACGCAGTCGGGTGCTCTTGAGCCTTCAGAAGCAGCCGTGGCAACCGGAAACCCCTTTGCCTGCCTTGATGGAATGGGGGCGGCGGCCCGTGCGACCACCGGAAAAAATTCTCTATCTCATTTGGCGCAAACCATGGATGGCTGTCAGCCGGGAGTGTTTCATCGGTGATAGCCTTTCACGCCTTGGCGTCGAGATTGCGCATTTTGATGAAAAATATCCCGCGATCGATCTCGATGCTTTCGATCCGGAAACGACTCTCCTATTGTGCGCCTCCGAACCCTATCCGTTTCATGCCAAGAAGCAGCTCTTGGCTGAGCTGCCCTTTGCCCACGCTTTCGTCGATGGCGAATGGCTCAGTTGGTATGGTATCCGGAGCCTTGAGTTTCTGGAGCGGGAATTGGGTCGCTAA
- a CDS encoding LapA family protein, translating into MKIIKRFLQLIILVPFAIVAISLAVANRHTVQLALDPFSPEQPVLDFTVPLYVVIFGALLIGIFIGGFMAWLKQGRHRKAAREKRYEAQKWRNEADRQQKRLEKIAADPKSNVPALPAAGSTAVTKVAM; encoded by the coding sequence ATGAAAATAATCAAACGCTTTTTGCAGCTCATCATTCTGGTGCCATTTGCCATTGTCGCTATTTCTCTGGCGGTAGCAAACCGTCACACTGTGCAGCTGGCTCTGGACCCGTTCTCTCCTGAACAGCCTGTTTTGGATTTCACGGTGCCGCTCTATGTGGTGATCTTTGGTGCGTTGCTGATCGGAATTTTCATCGGCGGGTTCATGGCATGGCTCAAACAGGGTCGCCATCGCAAAGCAGCGCGCGAGAAACGCTATGAGGCGCAAAAGTGGCGCAATGAAGCAGATCGCCAGCAAAAGCGCCTTGAAAAGATTGCCGCCGATCCAAAGAGCAACGTTCCGGCGTTGCCTGCTGCAGGGTCGACCGCCGTTACCAAGGTCGCGATGTAA
- the trpA gene encoding tryptophan synthase subunit alpha produces MEKTRIDTRFAACKAENRAALVGFITAGDPDLDTSLEIFKALPKAGVDVIELGMPFSDPMAEGVPIQLATQRALAGGHTMAKTFDMVRAFRKEDNETPIILMGYYNPIYVRDPKAFVKDAKEAGVDGMIVVDVPPEHDDELCIPAREAGVNFIRLATPTTDEKRLPKVLENTSGFVYYVSVTGITGTGALDADKVAIAVKSIKDHTDLPVAVGFGVKTPEQAEAIGRNADGVVVGSVLVNAIKDSLDADGKATDKTVSAVTDIVKGLADGCKRAKA; encoded by the coding sequence ATGGAAAAAACACGCATTGATACCCGCTTTGCTGCCTGCAAAGCCGAAAACCGCGCCGCCCTTGTTGGTTTCATAACGGCGGGCGACCCGGATCTGGATACCTCGCTGGAAATCTTCAAGGCTCTGCCCAAGGCAGGCGTTGATGTGATCGAACTGGGCATGCCCTTTTCCGATCCGATGGCCGAAGGGGTTCCTATCCAGCTGGCCACCCAGCGAGCGCTGGCCGGTGGTCACACCATGGCCAAGACCTTCGACATGGTGCGCGCATTCCGTAAGGAAGACAATGAAACCCCGATCATCCTGATGGGCTATTACAATCCCATCTATGTGCGAGACCCGAAAGCCTTTGTCAAAGATGCAAAGGAAGCGGGCGTGGATGGCATGATCGTGGTTGATGTGCCGCCCGAGCATGACGATGAATTGTGCATTCCGGCTAGAGAGGCCGGGGTTAACTTTATCCGGCTGGCAACCCCGACCACGGACGAAAAACGCCTGCCCAAGGTGCTCGAAAACACCTCTGGCTTCGTTTACTACGTCTCGGTGACCGGGATTACGGGCACAGGCGCACTGGATGCCGACAAGGTGGCCATCGCCGTCAAGAGCATCAAGGATCACACCGATCTGCCGGTCGCTGTCGGCTTTGGCGTGAAAACCCCCGAGCAGGCCGAAGCCATTGGGCGCAATGCCGATGGTGTGGTTGTTGGTTCCGTACTGGTCAATGCCATCAAGGATAGCCTTGATGCTGACGGCAAGGCGACAGACAAGACTGTTTCTGCCGTGACCGATATCGTCAAGGGATTGGCAGACGGCTGCAAACGCGCCAAGGCTTAA